A window of Alphaproteobacteria bacterium contains these coding sequences:
- a CDS encoding response regulator, protein MNVLIVDDNPTNLQLLKLLVAKIDGCLPVAVASAQEALDWCAANEPDLVLTDYMMPDMTGLELVKRMRDDEHLFEVPIVVVTTVDLKEVRQKALELGASDFITKPVDPPELKARVRNLLALRASQKKLKDRAAQDLVIRLSRTAEYRDPETGSHIERMARFARLIAARLEFSEDEQERILLAAPMHDIGKIGIPDHILLKPGKLSSDEFAIMKQHPKLGYEILKGSLSPLVQVAAEIALAHHEKIDGTGYPNGLAGDAIPISARIVAVADVFDALTSRRPYKEPWSFERARDLMMGERGRHFDPRCVDLFFADVDAIEAIRREFAEEPVGEQSLASLLG, encoded by the coding sequence ATGAATGTGTTGATCGTCGATGACAATCCGACAAACCTTCAATTGCTGAAACTGCTGGTCGCCAAGATCGATGGGTGCCTGCCGGTGGCCGTGGCGTCGGCGCAGGAAGCCTTGGACTGGTGCGCCGCAAACGAGCCGGACCTAGTGCTGACCGACTATATGATGCCCGATATGACCGGCCTGGAACTCGTCAAGCGAATGCGAGACGACGAGCATTTGTTTGAAGTGCCCATCGTGGTTGTGACGACCGTCGATCTGAAGGAAGTTCGCCAGAAGGCCTTGGAGCTGGGGGCCAGCGACTTCATCACCAAGCCCGTCGATCCCCCGGAATTGAAGGCCAGGGTGCGCAATCTGCTGGCCCTTAGGGCCAGTCAGAAAAAGCTGAAGGACAGGGCGGCCCAGGATTTGGTGATCCGCCTGTCGCGCACGGCGGAATATCGCGATCCGGAAACGGGAAGCCATATCGAGCGGATGGCTCGTTTTGCGCGGCTGATCGCGGCCAGACTGGAATTCAGCGAGGACGAGCAAGAGCGCATTCTGCTGGCGGCGCCCATGCACGACATCGGCAAGATCGGCATTCCAGACCATATCTTGTTGAAACCGGGAAAGCTGTCTAGCGACGAATTCGCCATCATGAAGCAGCATCCAAAACTGGGTTACGAAATTCTGAAGGGCAGCCTTTCCCCTTTGGTGCAGGTGGCGGCGGAAATCGCCTTGGCCCACCATGAGAAGATCGATGGCACGGGCTATCCCAACGGGTTGGCGGGCGACGCCATTCCGATCAGTGCGCGCATCGTGGCGGTGGCGGATGTTTTTGACGCCCTCACGTCGCGCCGCCCCTACAAGGAACCCTGGTCCTTCGAACGCGCCCGCGATCTTATGATGGGCGAGCGGGGCCGACATTTCGACCCGCGATGCGTTGATCTGTTTTTTGCCGATGTTGACGCCATTGAGGCAATCCGCCGGGAATTCGCAGAGGAGCCGGTGGGCGAGCAATCGCTTGCATCGCTTCTCGGTTAG